A stretch of Ligilactobacillus faecis DNA encodes these proteins:
- a CDS encoding mannose/fructose/sorbose PTS transporter subunit IIA yields the protein MVGIILASHGSFADGIHQSAEMIFGPQTDFKSCILKPDEGPADVKRKMQEAVASLTDQEEVLFLVDLWGGTPFNQATSLVNEHENWAIVAGMNLPMVIEALTQRFSVTAAKEIATAVVPTGNDGIKTYPEEIMPSQTKAPEAKNTPSAKETIPEGTVLGDGHIEYVLARVDTRLLHGQVATGWTHTTHPNRIIVVSDTVPHDKLRTSMIKQAAPNGVNVSVAPIKNMVKANNDPRFGDTRALVLFESVEDALTAIKAGVDIKEINLGSSAYKEGKVNVTKALSFDQTDVDAIKELQSLGVKFDVRGVPSDAPANIDDLLRVAEKKLAEKK from the coding sequence ATGGTAGGAATCATCCTTGCGAGTCACGGAAGCTTTGCTGACGGGATCCATCAATCAGCAGAAATGATCTTTGGTCCTCAAACTGATTTTAAAAGCTGTATTTTAAAGCCAGACGAAGGACCAGCTGATGTAAAACGCAAAATGCAAGAAGCTGTGGCTAGTCTCACAGACCAAGAAGAAGTTTTATTTTTAGTTGACCTTTGGGGTGGGACTCCATTCAATCAAGCGACCAGTCTCGTAAATGAACACGAAAATTGGGCGATCGTTGCTGGTATGAACCTTCCGATGGTCATCGAAGCTTTGACACAACGTTTTTCAGTCACAGCGGCAAAAGAGATCGCAACTGCAGTCGTTCCAACTGGGAATGATGGGATCAAGACATATCCTGAAGAGATCATGCCATCTCAAACTAAAGCCCCTGAGGCAAAAAACACTCCTTCGGCTAAGGAGACGATCCCTGAAGGTACGGTCTTAGGTGATGGTCATATCGAATACGTTTTAGCGCGTGTCGATACCCGCCTGTTGCACGGTCAAGTGGCTACCGGCTGGACGCATACGACCCATCCGAACCGGATCATCGTCGTCTCAGATACTGTCCCACATGACAAATTACGCACGAGCATGATCAAACAAGCAGCTCCAAACGGCGTCAACGTTTCTGTCGCACCGATCAAAAATATGGTCAAAGCTAATAACGATCCGCGCTTTGGTGATACACGAGCTTTAGTCTTATTTGAATCAGTCGAAGATGCCTTGACTGCGATCAAAGCAGGCGTTGATATCAAAGAGATCAACTTAGGTTCATCAGCGTATAAAGAAGGCAAAGTCAACGTGACTAAAGCTTTATCTTTTGATCAGACTGATGTCGATGCGATCAAAGAACTTCAAAGTCTAGGTGTTAAATTCGATGTCCGTGGTGTTCCAAGTGACGCCCCAGCTAACATCGACGATCTCTTACGCGTAGCTGAAAAGAAATTAGCTGAGAAAAAATAA
- a CDS encoding zinc ribbon domain-containing protein, translating to MICPTCGYQNLPKDKFCKQCGMRLPQVKSSKLPLVIILSFLIFTALGTGVAYHFGVINNDPKYVKYDKLQLTDITGKWKIDDGVGLNKFPKYITITPSEVKYEDDGENYSFKVDKRIILEPGKLVMFSNKDESEHIVVALNKDKLDNIDRVTLYVAGQDDNWGSYIRERK from the coding sequence ATGATCTGTCCAACATGTGGCTATCAAAATCTACCGAAAGATAAGTTTTGTAAGCAATGTGGGATGCGCTTGCCGCAAGTTAAAAGTTCGAAGTTGCCTTTAGTTATTATTCTTAGTTTTTTGATATTTACAGCACTTGGAACAGGTGTAGCGTATCATTTTGGTGTGATCAACAATGATCCAAAATATGTGAAATATGACAAGCTTCAATTAACGGATATTACAGGAAAATGGAAGATCGATGACGGTGTGGGACTAAATAAGTTTCCTAAATACATCACGATCACGCCAAGCGAAGTCAAGTATGAGGATGATGGCGAGAATTATTCTTTTAAGGTCGATAAAAGGATCATTCTCGAGCCTGGAAAGTTAGTAATGTTTTCAAACAAAGATGAATCTGAACATATCGTTGTAGCTTTAAATAAAGATAAGCTCGATAACATCGATCGAGTCACACTATATGTAGCCGGTCAAGACGATAATTGGGGTAGCTATATTAGAGAAAGGAAGTGA
- a CDS encoding Mor transcription activator family protein produces the protein MKQIEPELLNEFYQELADLIGLENAYKLYDTYRGLSYTFPMRLYDPKKVAQKIASEYDGKNASELARKYGYSLRWVLEALRKARQAK, from the coding sequence ATGAAACAGATCGAACCTGAATTATTGAATGAATTTTACCAAGAACTGGCCGACTTGATCGGGCTAGAAAATGCCTACAAGCTCTACGATACTTACCGAGGGCTCTCATATACTTTCCCGATGCGCTTATATGACCCTAAAAAAGTCGCTCAAAAGATCGCAAGCGAATACGATGGCAAAAATGCAAGTGAACTAGCACGCAAATACGGGTATTCTTTGCGCTGGGTCTTAGAAGCTCTGCGTAAAGCACGCCAAGCAAAATAA
- a CDS encoding Mor transcription activator family protein, whose product MKREEIDIEALHSFYKELQNLIGLESMLKVHEHYKGSQLVIPSHLYDRKLAANKITELYDGHNSRELARRYGYSQKWVSDNLRKARGKQKVADLNK is encoded by the coding sequence ATGAAACGAGAAGAGATCGATATTGAAGCACTACATTCATTTTATAAAGAGCTACAAAATCTGATCGGCTTGGAATCAATGTTAAAAGTCCATGAACATTATAAAGGATCGCAACTAGTGATCCCAAGCCATCTTTATGATCGAAAGCTGGCGGCTAATAAGATCACAGAGCTATATGATGGTCACAATTCGCGCGAATTAGCGCGTAGATATGGCTATTCACAAAAGTGGGTCTCGGATAATTTACGTAAGGCACGGGGAAAACAAAAAGTAGCAGACTTAAATAAATAG
- a CDS encoding zinc ribbon domain-containing protein has protein sequence MQCPNCGKNNLPNAKFCENCGYSFLKRPKKNTGKVIGFILLGILMLGGAGFLGYKTFGHKEEPVKQLASTKKDSASQKKKSSSSSKQSEASSSSREKASAKAVVTLSSETTTESSSTLPDPVFINGQMSVWKDVNNPDRLLIVNGVTSVQTANIIRDSATTPTHIENTYNVEESSGNRLFISSDQGGSSSEIKVEGDQVVWNNNGTVTRYNLKTIQGTTSSAATQTDTSTDSSEDTDDQNQDDQSNAEQDFYDTDDTTEDE, from the coding sequence ATGCAATGTCCAAATTGTGGAAAAAATAATTTACCAAACGCTAAGTTTTGCGAAAACTGTGGATATTCTTTTTTAAAACGACCTAAGAAAAATACCGGTAAGGTGATCGGATTTATCCTTTTAGGGATATTGATGTTAGGTGGTGCAGGGTTTCTAGGTTATAAGACCTTTGGCCACAAAGAAGAACCAGTTAAGCAACTTGCAAGCACTAAAAAAGATTCAGCGAGCCAGAAAAAGAAAAGCTCTTCTTCAAGTAAGCAGAGTGAAGCTTCTAGCTCAAGTCGTGAAAAAGCTTCAGCTAAAGCCGTAGTAACACTAAGTTCTGAAACTACGACAGAAAGCAGTAGTACCTTGCCTGATCCAGTATTTATCAACGGGCAAATGTCTGTTTGGAAGGATGTAAATAACCCTGATCGACTTTTGATCGTTAATGGGGTAACAAGTGTCCAAACTGCGAATATAATACGAGATAGCGCTACAACACCAACTCATATAGAAAATACGTACAACGTTGAAGAAAGTTCTGGTAATAGATTATTTATCAGCTCAGATCAAGGTGGATCTAGTAGCGAAATAAAAGTTGAGGGTGATCAAGTCGTTTGGAATAATAATGGAACGGTCACTCGCTATAATCTCAAAACGATCCAAGGAACAACTAGTTCAGCCGCTACACAGACTGACACTTCGACCGATAGCAGTGAAGATACTGATGATCAGAACCAAGATGATCAAAGTAACGCTGAACAAGATTTTTATGATACTGATGATACAACAGAAGATGAATAG
- a CDS encoding TM2 domain-containing protein, producing the protein MYNSQYLMGQLTNEERLLVNSEVEKRRKSAATAYILWVFFGFVGGHRFYFGKTGSGIAMALITILTLGIGMIVTGIWALVDVFLISGWLREDVEQIEYEVAQSILAQRQATQY; encoded by the coding sequence ATGTATAATAGTCAATATTTAATGGGACAATTGACCAATGAAGAACGGCTTTTAGTCAACTCCGAAGTTGAAAAACGCCGAAAATCAGCCGCAACGGCCTACATCTTATGGGTATTTTTTGGCTTTGTCGGCGGACACCGTTTTTACTTTGGAAAAACAGGTAGTGGGATCGCGATGGCTTTGATCACGATCTTAACTTTGGGGATCGGCATGATCGTCACTGGGATCTGGGCGTTAGTTGATGTCTTTTTGATCTCAGGTTGGCTCAGAGAAGATGTTGAACAGATCGAATATGAAGTGGCGCAATCGATCTTAGCACAACGTCAAGCAACTCAATATTAA
- a CDS encoding serine hydrolase, translating into MKCPNCQADNPAGSKFCQTCGQPLEEPKAKTPAKICPNCGAKNKATNAFCENCGQALDKKEAPTPKVEKSAPIPPQQPPLSRTQQRANGVPMPPAPKRSNPAGIIFLIIFLIFILGGGGYLAYAKFMQAPKQETTATKKTSQTSSTSKVSSASSSSSEASSSSKKEPVSKFDEAKVQQIVANAMDSVSGDKTVYIAPVSEDKDYLLNNQTQSAASVIKLFILGAAYAQEKIGTIDLNDTYTLSDADKVGGTGVIQNMPAGKTFTYRELLAYMIDESDNTAANIMIDALGGLDKVNAQIQKMGATDTKLQRKLMDTDSLKAGKDNITSASDVGVFLKKVYNKQFISKKDSQEILDILAKNQDHDKLVKDLPSQAIVYNKTGIMQNYGILNDAAIISNGKDAFVAVVMTQNGENGAEQAAMNKLGLELYNELLQ; encoded by the coding sequence GTGAAATGTCCAAATTGTCAGGCCGATAATCCGGCCGGCTCCAAGTTTTGCCAAACTTGTGGCCAACCGTTAGAAGAACCAAAAGCAAAAACGCCAGCAAAAATTTGTCCAAATTGTGGCGCTAAAAATAAAGCCACCAACGCTTTTTGTGAAAATTGCGGGCAAGCGCTTGATAAAAAGGAAGCGCCAACGCCTAAAGTTGAAAAAAGCGCACCAATACCACCACAACAACCACCGCTTTCACGCACACAACAACGTGCAAATGGTGTGCCAATGCCACCGGCACCAAAGCGTTCTAACCCAGCTGGGATCATTTTCTTGATCATTTTTCTTATTTTTATTTTAGGTGGTGGTGGCTACTTAGCCTATGCGAAATTTATGCAAGCACCAAAACAAGAAACTACAGCAACTAAAAAGACGAGTCAAACAAGCTCGACAAGTAAAGTGAGCTCGGCCAGTTCTTCAAGTTCTGAAGCTAGCAGCAGTTCAAAAAAAGAGCCTGTCAGCAAGTTTGATGAAGCAAAAGTCCAACAGATCGTAGCCAATGCTATGGATAGTGTGTCTGGGGATAAGACAGTCTACATCGCACCTGTTTCGGAAGACAAAGACTATCTTTTAAATAATCAAACGCAAAGTGCTGCGTCAGTCATCAAGCTCTTTATTTTAGGGGCAGCTTACGCCCAAGAAAAGATCGGCACGATCGATCTGAATGATACGTACACTTTATCAGATGCTGATAAAGTCGGAGGAACAGGTGTGATCCAAAACATGCCAGCGGGTAAGACGTTTACTTACCGCGAATTATTAGCTTATATGATCGATGAAAGTGATAATACGGCAGCTAACATTATGATCGATGCGTTAGGGGGACTCGATAAAGTCAACGCACAGATCCAAAAGATGGGTGCGACCGATACAAAGCTCCAACGAAAATTGATGGATACCGATTCGCTCAAAGCTGGTAAAGATAATATCACTTCTGCTAGTGATGTCGGCGTTTTCTTGAAGAAAGTCTACAATAAGCAATTTATCAGTAAAAAGGACAGCCAAGAGATCTTAGATATTTTAGCGAAAAACCAAGATCACGATAAATTAGTCAAAGATCTCCCAAGTCAAGCGATCGTCTACAATAAGACGGGGATCATGCAAAACTACGGGATCTTGAATGATGCGGCGATCATTTCTAACGGTAAAGATGCATTTGTTGCAGTTGTCATGACGCAAAACGGTGAAAATGGGGCTGAACAAGCAGCGATGAATAAACTCGGGCTTGAACTTTATAACGAACTTTTACAGTAA
- the abc-f gene encoding ribosomal protection-like ABC-F family protein, which produces MTKTISIKDLTFAYPGQPELFSNASFELATTWRLGLLGRNGRGKTTLFKILQNKLPFKGQINVPLEVAYFPQPLQNKQELALFCLQATTDFEEWELRREMQLFGLKEELLWQPFDTLSGGEQTKLMLCALFCQKDAFFLLDEPTNHLDLAGRNELIAYLHKKKQGFIITSHDRIFLDQVIDHTLVIEKNQLFLAKGDLTTYQLQKERRDTFDKRQNEKTRHELARLKKAALTKENWAKQAERQKQNNAHADKGFIGHRAAKVMKRADHLNQRLQAEIKTKEQQLKNIETSATLSLNYQRSHKKTLITAKDLTLAYPAKELFSKLNFTVSTGQIVVLKGANGRGKSSLFQALLGQTELIQQGSLTLATKRFSLLKQDLSENTGTLAAFAQKHALDYTLFLTLLKKLGIPRQTFATKIEQMSQGQQKKVALACVLATPAELYLLDEPLNYLDTFNQDQLLELFSTVHPTMLVIEHDQNFITKLADQIIEL; this is translated from the coding sequence ATGACTAAAACGATCTCGATCAAAGATCTGACTTTTGCTTATCCAGGCCAACCAGAGCTCTTTTCAAACGCGAGCTTCGAGCTGGCGACGACTTGGCGTTTAGGCCTTTTAGGGCGCAACGGCCGGGGCAAAACGACACTTTTCAAAATTTTACAAAACAAACTGCCTTTCAAAGGACAGATCAACGTACCACTTGAAGTCGCTTATTTTCCACAACCACTTCAAAACAAACAAGAACTGGCTTTGTTTTGCCTACAAGCCACTACCGATTTTGAAGAATGGGAACTGCGCCGCGAGATGCAACTTTTTGGACTTAAAGAAGAACTTTTGTGGCAGCCATTTGACACTTTGAGCGGCGGCGAACAGACTAAACTGATGCTTTGTGCGCTCTTTTGTCAAAAAGACGCGTTCTTTTTATTAGATGAACCGACAAATCACTTAGATCTAGCTGGGCGAAACGAACTTATCGCTTATTTACACAAAAAAAAGCAAGGCTTTATCATCACAAGTCACGACCGGATCTTTTTAGATCAAGTGATCGATCATACGCTTGTGATCGAGAAAAATCAGCTCTTCTTGGCTAAAGGTGACCTAACGACTTATCAACTGCAAAAAGAGCGGCGCGATACTTTTGATAAACGCCAAAATGAAAAAACGCGCCACGAACTAGCACGTTTGAAAAAAGCAGCTTTGACTAAAGAAAACTGGGCGAAACAAGCCGAGCGCCAAAAGCAAAATAACGCTCATGCCGACAAAGGCTTTATCGGACACCGCGCTGCCAAAGTCATGAAACGCGCCGATCATCTCAACCAACGACTTCAAGCTGAGATCAAGACAAAAGAACAACAGCTCAAAAACATCGAAACAAGTGCAACTTTGAGCCTCAACTACCAAAGATCGCATAAAAAGACATTGATCACCGCTAAAGATTTGACGTTAGCTTATCCTGCAAAAGAGCTTTTCTCCAAGCTAAACTTTACTGTTTCCACCGGCCAGATCGTTGTCCTCAAAGGCGCAAACGGGCGCGGTAAATCAAGCCTTTTCCAAGCTCTTTTAGGTCAAACTGAGCTGATCCAGCAAGGTTCTTTGACTTTAGCTACTAAACGCTTCAGCTTACTCAAACAAGATCTCAGTGAAAATACTGGCACGCTAGCTGCTTTTGCCCAAAAGCATGCCCTTGACTACACGCTATTTTTGACATTACTCAAAAAATTAGGTATTCCGCGCCAAACATTTGCGACTAAGATCGAACAGATGAGCCAAGGACAACAAAAAAAGGTCGCCTTAGCCTGTGTGCTAGCGACGCCAGCTGAGCTTTATCTCTTAGATGAACCACTCAACTACTTAGATACATTCAACCAAGACCAACTCCTCGAACTCTTTTCCACCGTTCATCCGACGATGCTTGTGATCGAACATGACCAAAATTTCATCACCAAGCTCGCCGATCAAATCATCGAACTTTGA
- a CDS encoding helix-turn-helix transcriptional regulator yields the protein MSGSATRQLTIYQTLLTGAPVTKKDLVERFDVDERSIQRDISNIRNFIAEENLELELEYRRSTKAYQLVGKTQTFGKAHVLALVKILLASRAFNKDETEQLIELLLARLEPGEQRELNWIIKNEQSNYLPLTSATELLKPLWDFSLYIVRSQAVDITYTKQRGEKVTRTIVPKAIIFSDYYFYVVSYNPKYDNDLFYRLDRIKEWYPSDEKIKIEHKDRYEDGKLRKKIQYMTPGDQKKIRFEFTGILEAALDRFPMSKVIENDGKKALLEVETIDQGAKMWLLSQGQRVKIVSPADFKNEMQAEIKAMLDNYVE from the coding sequence ATGTCTGGAAGTGCAACGCGTCAACTGACGATCTATCAAACTTTGCTGACAGGGGCCCCGGTGACGAAAAAAGATTTAGTTGAAAGATTTGACGTCGATGAAAGATCGATCCAGCGTGATATTTCAAATATCCGTAATTTTATCGCAGAAGAAAACTTAGAGCTAGAACTTGAGTACCGTCGAAGCACCAAGGCCTATCAGTTAGTCGGTAAGACGCAAACTTTTGGCAAGGCGCACGTTTTAGCCCTCGTCAAGATCTTGTTAGCGAGTCGAGCGTTCAATAAGGACGAGACTGAGCAGTTGATCGAACTCTTGCTTGCGCGCTTAGAGCCTGGAGAACAGCGGGAATTGAATTGGATCATCAAAAATGAACAGAGTAATTATTTGCCTTTGACAAGTGCGACGGAATTATTGAAACCTTTGTGGGACTTTTCGTTGTATATCGTCCGCAGCCAAGCTGTCGATATCACCTATACCAAACAGCGGGGCGAAAAAGTCACGCGGACGATCGTACCCAAAGCCATCATCTTTTCAGATTATTATTTTTACGTCGTTTCGTATAATCCTAAGTATGATAATGACCTATTTTACCGCCTTGACCGGATCAAAGAGTGGTATCCTTCAGACGAAAAAATCAAAATTGAGCATAAAGATCGCTATGAAGACGGTAAGTTACGCAAAAAGATCCAATATATGACACCGGGAGATCAAAAGAAGATCCGCTTTGAATTTACGGGGATCTTAGAAGCCGCTTTAGATCGCTTTCCAATGTCAAAAGTCATTGAAAATGATGGCAAGAAAGCTTTGCTTGAAGTCGAAACGATCGACCAAGGGGCTAAGATGTGGCTTTTGAGCCAAGGACAACGCGTCAAGATCGTTTCGCCAGCTGATTTCAAAAACGAGATGCAAGCTGAGATAAAAGCGATGCTCGATAATTATGTAGAATGA
- a CDS encoding zinc-ribbon domain-containing protein, translating to MQICPNCGNQNPSNVAFCSQCGFNLHPYQMPPKKQGLPVPAIIGICVAVVFLLFGGLYLIGSNNDPEYKSVDKLELADIEGTWDLVAESKSNSMTEQIKISEDKISFASGDSFVPRYSSVTDGDTLIISDSDNIFNANIVELRLEKRKIDNKDRVVLAVYVDEDTGWGYYIRK from the coding sequence ATGCAAATTTGCCCAAATTGTGGAAATCAAAATCCATCTAATGTCGCTTTTTGTAGTCAATGTGGTTTTAATTTACATCCTTATCAAATGCCACCTAAAAAACAGGGCTTACCAGTTCCAGCGATCATTGGGATCTGTGTCGCCGTCGTATTTTTGTTATTTGGTGGTCTATATCTTATCGGGTCAAACAATGATCCTGAGTATAAGTCAGTTGATAAACTCGAATTGGCTGATATTGAAGGAACATGGGACTTAGTTGCTGAAAGTAAGAGTAACTCGATGACTGAACAGATCAAGATCAGTGAAGACAAGATTTCGTTTGCTTCTGGGGATAGCTTTGTACCACGATACAGTTCAGTTACAGATGGCGATACATTGATCATATCTGACAGTGATAATATCTTTAATGCAAATATCGTAGAGTTACGACTTGAAAAACGAAAGATCGATAATAAAGATCGTGTCGTTTTAGCAGTTTATGTTGATGAAGATACAGGTTGGGGTTACTACATTAGAAAATAG
- a CDS encoding zinc ribbon domain-containing protein, with translation MENKFCVSCGQQLEAGAKFCPHCGASQPVEQNQQPQAGATQQQAPQMQQQATQAQPAQPQTPPVQPQAQQQTPPVQPDPQQGYQQNGYQQAGQQGQFQKHVNDFKKYRNTVPGQGGTQPKLGFLDSVKYMAANTFDFKTPETRKAVFWWGVLGGGIVTTILEILKQIMALVAVSSLSEFLAILTYIIVIIAWVFDLLYGISFLSGMVRRIRYITNNPWLVLVPFYNLYLMLLDYPQYNPQMYQQNQMQQPGQYQQYQQQNMNQMPNMNQAPNQMPQQPVQNQQPVQPNNNDQNTPQN, from the coding sequence ATGGAAAATAAATTTTGTGTGAGCTGTGGTCAACAGCTCGAAGCAGGGGCAAAATTTTGCCCACATTGTGGTGCTAGTCAACCGGTAGAACAAAATCAACAACCACAAGCAGGGGCAACGCAACAACAGGCACCACAAATGCAACAACAAGCAACACAAGCTCAACCGGCACAACCACAAACGCCTCCAGTGCAACCGCAAGCCCAACAACAAACACCACCAGTACAACCAGATCCACAACAAGGTTACCAACAAAATGGGTATCAACAAGCAGGACAACAAGGGCAATTCCAAAAACATGTCAATGACTTTAAAAAGTATCGGAATACCGTTCCGGGTCAAGGTGGGACTCAACCTAAATTGGGGTTCTTGGATAGCGTTAAATATATGGCGGCTAATACTTTTGATTTTAAAACACCAGAAACTCGTAAAGCAGTTTTTTGGTGGGGTGTATTAGGAGGCGGGATCGTTACAACGATCTTAGAAATATTAAAACAGATCATGGCATTAGTTGCAGTAAGTAGTTTAAGCGAGTTTCTTGCAATTTTAACTTATATCATAGTGATCATTGCTTGGGTATTTGACCTATTATATGGGATTAGTTTCTTGTCAGGTATGGTCAGAAGAATCCGTTATATTACGAATAATCCATGGCTAGTATTAGTGCCGTTTTATAATTTATATTTGATGCTTTTGGACTATCCACAATACAATCCGCAAATGTATCAACAAAATCAAATGCAACAACCTGGACAATACCAACAATATCAACAACAAAATATGAATCAAATGCCTAATATGAATCAAGCACCAAACCAAATGCCACAACAACCAGTGCAAAATCAACAACCGGTCCAACCAAATAATAACGACCAAAATACTCCTCAAAATTAA
- a CDS encoding zinc ribbon domain-containing protein has product MQCPKCGKNNLPNAKFCENCGQDLTAVQQNLIQPLPPKKSNAGKYILGVFIGLLLSLVAVGAVIVGHNYLAKRPVKSEHKLKTSTYTKEDQKKVQAESSSSEETGSSESEEDSSTETESESTTEESDSKVPSPLLAAGQTTAWTTNPAGSGDEQIIVIQGTDTVMMSHNTQTPSGTTMHNDGTFTIRSANSDGTSFTIMNNTAEVGKVEVSGETLTLHQQGQTIVYHFKQYYTSDSSASETSAEGSSSDNFYEAD; this is encoded by the coding sequence ATGCAATGTCCAAAATGTGGAAAAAATAATTTACCGAATGCCAAATTTTGCGAAAATTGTGGACAAGATCTGACAGCAGTACAACAGAACTTGATCCAACCGCTTCCGCCTAAGAAAAGCAATGCAGGTAAATATATCTTAGGTGTTTTTATCGGATTGCTTTTAAGTTTAGTAGCTGTAGGAGCGGTCATCGTCGGGCATAATTATTTAGCGAAACGACCAGTCAAAAGCGAGCATAAGCTTAAGACTTCAACGTATACAAAAGAAGATCAAAAAAAGGTCCAGGCGGAAAGTAGCTCGAGTGAAGAAACAGGTTCTTCAGAAAGCGAAGAAGATTCGAGTACAGAGACCGAGAGCGAGTCGACTACAGAAGAGTCGGATTCTAAAGTACCATCTCCACTTTTAGCTGCGGGGCAAACAACAGCTTGGACGACCAATCCTGCTGGATCGGGAGATGAACAGATCATTGTGATCCAAGGAACTGATACAGTCATGATGTCGCATAATACGCAAACACCTTCAGGAACAACGATGCATAATGACGGGACATTTACGATCCGTTCTGCTAATAGTGATGGAACGAGTTTTACGATCATGAATAATACAGCTGAGGTCGGAAAAGTTGAGGTTTCTGGTGAGACTTTGACTTTACACCAACAAGGTCAAACGATCGTCTATCACTTTAAGCAATATTACACTTCTGATTCTTCTGCTAGCGAGACTAGTGCCGAAGGATCGAGCTCAGATAATTTCTATGAAGCAGATTAG
- a CDS encoding PTS mannose/fructose/sorbose transporter subunit IIC has translation MSTIQIVLVVIVAFIVGCSSVNDQIQTYQPIVACSLIGLVTGQLELGVMLGGSLQLITMGWANVGAAMAPDAALAGVASAIILIEGNQGAQGIGPAIALAVPLAVAGLGLTMLVRTATVFIAHIMDSRAEEADINGIQAWHFIGMALQGLRVAIPALLLMLIPVNVVRQGLEAMPEWLTAGMTIGGGMVVAVGYAMVINMMSSREVWPFFFLGFALAAIEQLTLISLGIIGVCLAVLFLALEGKGNGGNSNGSSNAADGSGDPLGDILEEL, from the coding sequence ATGAGTACGATCCAAATCGTTTTAGTCGTAATCGTTGCTTTTATTGTTGGTTGTAGTTCAGTTAACGACCAGATCCAAACTTACCAACCGATCGTTGCTTGTTCTTTGATCGGTCTTGTAACTGGTCAACTCGAACTAGGCGTCATGTTAGGTGGGAGTTTACAATTGATCACCATGGGATGGGCCAATGTCGGCGCAGCCATGGCACCTGACGCCGCTTTAGCCGGAGTCGCATCTGCTATTATTTTGATCGAAGGTAACCAAGGGGCTCAAGGTATCGGCCCAGCGATCGCTCTAGCTGTTCCGCTAGCTGTAGCTGGTCTTGGTCTAACGATGTTAGTCCGGACCGCCACTGTTTTTATCGCGCATATCATGGATAGTCGTGCCGAAGAAGCCGACATCAACGGGATCCAAGCTTGGCACTTTATCGGGATGGCTTTACAAGGCTTACGGGTCGCGATCCCGGCTTTGCTTTTGATGTTGATCCCGGTAAATGTCGTTCGTCAAGGGCTTGAAGCAATGCCTGAATGGTTGACAGCTGGGATGACGATCGGTGGGGGCATGGTCGTTGCCGTTGGGTATGCCATGGTCATCAACATGATGTCTAGTCGCGAAGTTTGGCCATTTTTCTTCCTCGGTTTTGCTTTAGCGGCGATCGAACAGTTGACTTTGATCTCTTTAGGGATCATCGGTGTCTGCTTAGCTGTTTTATTCTTAGCGCTTGAAGGCAAAGGCAATGGTGGTAACTCAAATGGTTCTTCCAACGCAGCTGACGGCTCAGGCGACCCACTCGGTGATATTTTAGAAGAACTCTAA